In Synechococcus sp. A18-25c, a single window of DNA contains:
- a CDS encoding DUF2808 domain-containing protein: MRLSTFAKSTSKSIAKAAAIATSLTVALLSSLAPVRSVDLNGQTSFVAVPTKAKLVNYQWYAFQGKAVIYVVLEFPAGAEAGLGAINLDQIRGVQPAFRRGAVPVRAFLGTPRREGEAIAANAEFSDRARNVVVRFPQAVPPGNTVTVAFQLGTNPPADLYTFSLSAIPAGPDPIPQLVGVLQMDILQPFRR, encoded by the coding sequence ATGCGTCTGAGCACCTTCGCCAAGAGCACTTCCAAAAGCATTGCGAAAGCCGCAGCCATCGCCACATCCCTCACAGTTGCCTTGCTGAGCTCACTGGCTCCGGTTCGATCGGTTGACCTCAACGGTCAGACCAGCTTCGTGGCCGTGCCCACCAAGGCAAAACTCGTGAACTACCAGTGGTACGCCTTCCAGGGCAAAGCCGTGATTTACGTGGTGCTCGAGTTCCCTGCTGGTGCCGAAGCGGGGCTCGGCGCCATCAACCTTGATCAGATTCGTGGCGTGCAACCAGCCTTTCGGCGGGGCGCCGTTCCGGTCAGAGCGTTTTTAGGAACACCACGACGGGAAGGGGAAGCAATTGCCGCCAACGCCGAATTCAGCGACAGGGCCCGCAATGTGGTGGTGCGCTTCCCACAAGCGGTGCCACCAGGCAACACCGTCACCGTGGCTTTTCAGTTGGGCACCAATCCGCCTGCAGATCTCTACACCTTTTCCCTCTCGGCCATTCCCGCAGGCCCCGATCCAATCCCTCAGCTAGTCGGCGTGCTCCAGATGGACATCCTGCAACCCTTCCGACGCTGA
- a CDS encoding DUF2808 domain-containing protein, with product MLHLTAGLAAALLLLPPSGQTLELKGQTSFVAVPTQAKLTNFRWYAFDCCAVYYLTLEMPEGASADLGQLHLEQIRGVEPAFYNGAVPVTAFIGTPRQEGRSVPVTAAFSEGARTIDVQFNTPVAPGETITVAFKAGTNPPADIYTFSLSATPAGPNPVSQVVGVVQMDIFQAVF from the coding sequence ATGCTCCATTTGACGGCTGGCCTCGCAGCGGCCCTCCTGCTACTTCCGCCGAGTGGCCAGACACTGGAACTCAAGGGTCAAACCAGCTTCGTGGCCGTGCCAACACAAGCCAAACTCACGAACTTTCGCTGGTACGCGTTCGACTGCTGTGCTGTGTACTACCTGACCCTTGAAATGCCTGAGGGCGCTAGCGCTGACTTGGGCCAGCTGCACCTGGAACAGATCCGGGGCGTTGAACCTGCCTTCTACAACGGCGCCGTTCCTGTCACTGCTTTCATCGGTACCCCTCGGCAGGAGGGCCGATCCGTGCCAGTAACTGCAGCGTTCAGCGAAGGTGCGCGCACGATCGATGTGCAGTTCAACACGCCAGTCGCGCCTGGAGAAACCATCACAGTCGCCTTCAAGGCAGGAACCAACCCACCCGCAGACATCTACACCTTTTCGCTTTCTGCCACGCCAGCCGGGCCAAATCCAGTGAGTCAGGTCGTGGGTGTGGTGCAGATGGACATTTTCCAGGCGGTGTTCTGA
- a CDS encoding GMC oxidoreductase, protein MIIDDRHYDIIVIGSGAGGGTLAGALSRAGRHVLLLERGEAMPLSDQNVADVDLLRKDRYHPKDEHWFGPDGDPIAPQTAYALGGNTKIWGAVLERMREREFGEVQLQQGISPAWPIHYSDLAPYYDKAEALYHVHGKVGVDPTEPPRTKAFEHLPRPLTPFLEPLREGLKRQGCQPYDLPISWSDNQDDPSGDAQLYGIDNADTNNLQVRTHANVQRLHVNPSGREVKGVEADVDGESWLFSGDLVVLAAGAINTPAILLRSSNERHSGGLANRSEQVGRNLMNLQLTSILQKASEANSGRYARSLGINDYYWGDKNVSFPLGHIQAAGGVLQDALFAESPPVLSLVSKLIPDAGLERLASKSVAWWAMTEVLPDSENRIWLNNNQVRINYIHNNREAHDRLVYRWIDTLKAVEADPLTRVVTAEPVHPRGEAPLSVVGFACGTCRMGNDAATSVVDADGKCHDIDNLYIADTSVFASCPSVGPGLTTIALALRLADTLDRRIRG, encoded by the coding sequence ATGATCATCGACGATCGCCACTACGACATCATCGTTATCGGCAGCGGTGCCGGGGGAGGCACCCTCGCGGGTGCTCTGAGTCGTGCGGGACGACATGTTCTTTTGCTCGAACGTGGTGAGGCCATGCCTCTCAGCGACCAAAACGTCGCGGATGTCGACCTGCTGCGAAAGGATCGCTACCACCCCAAGGATGAGCACTGGTTTGGACCTGACGGTGACCCGATCGCACCGCAAACCGCCTACGCATTAGGGGGCAACACCAAAATCTGGGGTGCGGTTCTGGAGCGAATGCGGGAACGGGAGTTCGGCGAGGTGCAACTGCAGCAAGGTATTTCTCCCGCATGGCCCATTCATTACAGCGATCTGGCGCCTTACTACGACAAGGCCGAAGCGCTATACCACGTGCATGGCAAGGTCGGTGTCGATCCCACAGAGCCACCACGCACCAAGGCATTCGAGCACCTACCACGTCCCTTAACGCCGTTCCTTGAGCCGTTACGCGAGGGGTTGAAGCGTCAGGGTTGTCAACCCTATGACCTGCCGATCAGCTGGTCCGACAATCAGGACGACCCCAGCGGCGACGCCCAGCTCTATGGAATCGACAACGCCGACACCAACAATCTGCAGGTGCGCACCCACGCCAATGTTCAACGGCTGCATGTGAATCCGTCGGGCCGGGAGGTGAAGGGGGTAGAAGCCGATGTGGACGGGGAGTCCTGGCTGTTTTCAGGGGATCTGGTCGTGCTAGCGGCAGGCGCCATCAACACCCCAGCGATCCTGCTTCGCTCCAGCAACGAGCGCCATTCAGGGGGGCTCGCCAATCGCTCTGAGCAGGTGGGCCGCAATCTGATGAATCTTCAGCTCACTTCCATCCTGCAAAAAGCATCTGAAGCCAACAGCGGCCGCTACGCAAGATCTCTTGGGATTAACGACTACTACTGGGGCGACAAGAATGTCAGTTTCCCTCTAGGCCACATCCAGGCCGCCGGCGGCGTGCTTCAAGATGCGCTGTTCGCAGAATCGCCGCCGGTGCTTTCCTTGGTGAGCAAGTTGATTCCCGATGCAGGGTTGGAACGTCTGGCGTCAAAGTCCGTGGCGTGGTGGGCCATGACCGAGGTGTTGCCTGATTCAGAAAACCGCATTTGGTTGAACAACAATCAGGTCCGCATCAATTACATCCACAACAACCGCGAAGCTCACGATCGTCTTGTCTACCGCTGGATTGACACCCTCAAAGCGGTCGAAGCCGATCCACTGACGCGAGTCGTGACAGCTGAACCTGTCCATCCCCGAGGAGAAGCCCCTTTGAGTGTGGTCGGCTTTGCCTGCGGCACTTGCCGCATGGGCAACGATGCCGCCACCTCCGTCGTGGATGCTGACGGCAAGTGCCACGACATCGACAACCTCTACATTGCCGACACCAGCGTGTTTGCCAGTTGCCCAAGTGTCGGGCCCGGCCTCACCACCATTGCTCTGGCCCTGCGTCTTGCCGACACCCTGGATCGCAGAATTCGAGGCTGA
- the gorA gene encoding glutathione-disulfide reductase gives MEQSFDLVVIGAGSGGLAAAKRAARYGAKVAIVEGDRVGGTCVIRGCVPKKLLVYGSKMVEHLENAPSYGIHPSALTIDSSQLLANVRTEVDRLNALHIDFLEKAGVTLIRGWGRFEDAHHIVVSPTPAGEPEHRLRAERVMIGVGGRPHRLDIPGAQLAWVSDDMFQLERFPEQVVVVGAGFIACEFAGILRGLGVQVTQLVRRDHLLHGFDSELSSAVQEGMLEQGIDLHFSTSPVAIEGVPGDLVVLTQTGERLSCGGVLLATGRRPFLHGLNLQAAGITVEGHRLQVDVDQRTNVSHVFAVGDVTDRICLTPVAIDEGRAFADSIYGQRPRQVNHDLVASAVFCQPELATVGLSEDEAVARFGASGVVIHRARFRSMEQALPKRGPRCLLKLVLEAGTEKVLGCHMVGDHAAEIIQMAAIAVGMGATKADFDRTMALHPTVSEEFVTMA, from the coding sequence GTGGAGCAGTCGTTTGATCTTGTGGTGATCGGTGCTGGCTCCGGTGGTCTGGCGGCAGCTAAGCGGGCAGCGCGTTACGGCGCCAAGGTGGCCATCGTGGAAGGGGATCGTGTGGGTGGAACCTGCGTGATTCGCGGCTGTGTGCCCAAGAAGCTGCTGGTTTATGGATCCAAGATGGTGGAGCATCTCGAAAATGCTCCCAGCTACGGCATTCATCCTTCAGCGCTGACGATCGACTCGTCCCAGTTGCTCGCCAATGTGCGCACCGAGGTGGATCGTCTCAATGCGCTGCATATCGACTTCCTGGAGAAGGCCGGCGTGACCCTGATTCGAGGCTGGGGCCGCTTCGAGGATGCTCACCACATTGTGGTGTCGCCGACTCCAGCAGGCGAGCCTGAGCATCGGCTCCGTGCTGAACGGGTGATGATTGGCGTTGGCGGTCGCCCCCATCGCCTTGACATCCCTGGCGCTCAGCTGGCTTGGGTGAGTGATGACATGTTCCAGCTGGAGCGCTTTCCCGAACAGGTGGTGGTGGTCGGCGCCGGTTTCATCGCCTGTGAATTCGCTGGAATCCTCCGTGGGCTGGGTGTTCAAGTGACTCAGCTCGTGCGGCGAGATCACCTTCTCCATGGTTTTGACAGTGAGCTGTCGTCGGCGGTGCAGGAGGGCATGCTTGAGCAAGGCATCGACCTGCATTTCTCCACCAGTCCTGTCGCCATTGAAGGTGTGCCTGGGGATCTTGTGGTGCTAACGCAAACCGGGGAACGGCTGTCCTGCGGTGGTGTTCTGTTGGCCACAGGTCGACGACCGTTTCTGCACGGACTTAACCTCCAGGCGGCAGGCATCACTGTTGAAGGGCATCGGCTACAGGTGGATGTTGATCAGCGCACCAACGTCTCCCATGTTTTCGCCGTTGGCGATGTGACGGACCGCATTTGTCTTACACCCGTTGCGATTGACGAAGGTCGTGCTTTTGCAGACAGCATTTATGGCCAGCGGCCGCGGCAGGTCAATCATGATCTGGTGGCGAGCGCCGTGTTCTGTCAGCCAGAACTGGCCACGGTGGGTCTTTCGGAGGATGAGGCGGTGGCCCGCTTTGGAGCGTCGGGGGTGGTGATCCATCGCGCCCGTTTCCGCTCGATGGAACAGGCTTTGCCCAAGCGTGGTCCGCGCTGTCTGCTCAAACTTGTGCTCGAAGCGGGTACGGAGAAGGTGCTTGGTTGCCATATGGTTGGCGACCATGCAGCCGAGATCATTCAGATGGCTGCAATTGCCGTTGGCATGGGAGCCACCAAGGCTGATTTTGATCGCACCATGGCTTTGCATCCCACCGTGTCAGAGGAGTTCGTGACGATGGCCTGA
- a CDS encoding ParB-like protein: MHLPHFDRIPDHDGEHDLFEVKVRALQPTQMCVGLAEVWSRQRDFGQDSQSERLNYLRRKPVPLVRNRDGQLWMVDRHHRLRALLEMDTDVSSYGYVIAELDSVNRNDALEALQQRGWLYLHDERGKGPWAPSALPTSLLDLQDDPYRSLVWKLKKERLIKPQPLIPYHEFRWGSWLRTRPLPPFSSAQLDPALPAARRLCQSSAARHLAGWTGKS; this comes from the coding sequence CTGCACCTGCCCCATTTCGACCGGATTCCTGATCACGACGGCGAGCACGATCTGTTTGAGGTCAAGGTGCGTGCGCTGCAGCCAACCCAGATGTGCGTTGGACTTGCCGAAGTGTGGAGCCGTCAGCGCGACTTCGGCCAAGACAGCCAAAGTGAACGGCTCAACTACCTGCGCAGGAAACCGGTGCCTCTGGTGCGCAACAGAGACGGCCAGCTCTGGATGGTGGATCGTCATCACCGTCTGCGGGCCCTGCTGGAGATGGATACCGATGTCTCCAGCTATGGCTATGTGATCGCTGAGCTCGACAGTGTCAATCGAAATGATGCTCTGGAAGCGCTTCAGCAACGAGGTTGGCTTTATCTCCACGATGAACGTGGCAAGGGACCATGGGCCCCATCAGCCCTGCCGACCTCTCTTCTTGACCTGCAGGATGATCCCTACCGAAGCCTGGTTTGGAAGCTCAAGAAAGAACGACTGATCAAGCCACAACCCCTGATCCCTTATCACGAATTCCGCTGGGGCAGCTGGCTTCGGACCCGCCCTCTACCTCCGTTCAGCTCAGCGCAACTCGATCCGGCGCTGCCAGCAGCCCGACGCCTCTGCCAATCATCAGCAGCTCGACACTTAGCCGGTTGGACCGGCAAGTCCTGA
- a CDS encoding cbb3-type cytochrome c oxidase subunit I: MTSTNYDPRVLKAPHPVPGAPDNWKRFFSFNTDAKVIGIQYIGLSLFFLLVGGLLAMVMRGELITPPSDLVDPSVYNGLYTMHGTVMLFLFLFPVLNGFNNLLIPTMIGAPDMAFPKVNAAAFWLVPVFALVLLSSFFVPGGPASSGWWSYPPVSIQNPLGHLINGEFLWILAVALSGISSIMGAINFVTTILRMRAPGMGFFKMPVYIWTAWAAQTLQLIGLPALTGGAIMLLFDLSFGTSFFRPEGGGDPVLYQHFFWFYSHPAVYVMVLPVFGIFSELITVYSRKPLFGYKFVALASFIITFLGLIVWVHHMFYTGTPQWMRNLFMVTTMLIAVPTGVKVFAWLGTLWGGKIRLTTPMLFVLGGLVNFIFGGITGVMLGTVPIDIHVGNTYFVVAHFHYIIFNTIGFGIFAGIYHWFPKFTGRMYYEGLGKVHFALTFIGATLNWLPLHWAGLYGMPRRVASYDPEFAIWNVIASIGAFMLGVASIPFILNLVSSWSRGAKASANPWNAIGLEWLLPSPPPAENFEDDVPTVMSEPYGYGLGRPLVEDEEFYIRRSMEA, translated from the coding sequence ATGACCAGCACGAATTACGACCCGAGGGTGCTCAAGGCTCCCCATCCTGTTCCAGGGGCACCCGACAACTGGAAACGCTTTTTCAGTTTCAACACCGACGCCAAGGTGATCGGTATCCAATACATCGGCTTGTCGCTGTTCTTCCTGCTCGTGGGAGGTCTGCTGGCCATGGTGATGCGCGGAGAGCTGATCACACCTCCATCCGATCTAGTTGACCCGAGTGTTTACAACGGTCTTTACACGATGCACGGGACAGTGATGCTGTTCCTATTTCTTTTTCCGGTCCTCAATGGATTCAACAACCTGTTGATTCCGACCATGATCGGGGCACCCGACATGGCCTTCCCCAAGGTGAATGCCGCCGCCTTCTGGTTGGTGCCTGTGTTTGCCCTGGTGTTGCTGAGCAGCTTTTTCGTGCCGGGCGGTCCTGCGTCATCCGGTTGGTGGTCGTATCCACCGGTCAGCATTCAGAACCCGCTTGGGCATCTGATCAACGGGGAATTTCTGTGGATCCTCGCTGTAGCGCTTTCCGGCATTTCCTCGATCATGGGCGCGATCAACTTTGTCACCACGATCCTGCGGATGCGTGCTCCCGGCATGGGTTTCTTCAAGATGCCTGTGTACATCTGGACTGCCTGGGCGGCACAGACCCTCCAGCTCATTGGCCTGCCTGCCTTAACAGGCGGCGCCATCATGCTCCTCTTTGACCTCAGCTTCGGCACCAGTTTCTTTCGACCTGAAGGCGGAGGCGATCCGGTTCTCTATCAACATTTCTTCTGGTTTTACTCGCACCCAGCGGTGTACGTCATGGTGCTGCCGGTGTTCGGCATCTTTTCCGAACTCATCACGGTGTATTCACGCAAACCACTTTTCGGCTACAAGTTCGTAGCTCTGGCCTCGTTCATCATCACGTTCCTCGGTCTGATCGTGTGGGTTCACCACATGTTTTACACAGGAACACCCCAGTGGATGCGCAATTTGTTCATGGTCACCACCATGCTGATCGCCGTACCCACAGGCGTGAAGGTGTTCGCCTGGCTAGGCACTCTTTGGGGAGGCAAGATCCGCCTCACCACTCCAATGTTGTTTGTCTTGGGAGGACTGGTGAATTTCATCTTCGGCGGCATTACCGGCGTCATGCTTGGCACCGTTCCGATTGATATTCACGTCGGCAACACCTATTTCGTGGTGGCTCATTTTCACTACATCATCTTCAACACGATCGGTTTCGGGATCTTCGCCGGCATCTACCACTGGTTCCCGAAGTTCACCGGGCGCATGTATTACGAAGGTCTCGGCAAGGTGCATTTCGCTCTCACATTCATCGGGGCAACACTCAATTGGCTCCCTCTTCATTGGGCCGGCCTTTACGGCATGCCCCGCCGTGTGGCCTCCTATGACCCGGAATTTGCCATCTGGAATGTGATTGCCAGCATCGGGGCTTTCATGCTCGGTGTGGCTTCCATTCCATTCATCCTCAACCTTGTCAGCTCCTGGTCACGGGGCGCCAAAGCGTCCGCCAACCCATGGAATGCGATCGGACTGGAATGGCTACTGCCTTCTCCACCCCCTGCCGAAAATTTTGAAGATGACGTGCCCACGGTCATGAGTGAGCCCTATGGCTACGGACTGGGGCGCCCCCTCGTTGAGGACGAAGAGTTCTACATCCGCCGATCCATGGAGGCCTAA
- a CDS encoding cytochrome c oxidase subunit II produces the protein MTSTQTPKKGFPLRLLVIVAMATIADALLSIQVAQWSYAWLPVPASTAAPYVDDLFSLEVGIGAFIFIGSVGFILWSVIFNRAEKYDESDGLPIEGNTRLEITWTVIPFVIVMALAFYSIQVNEKLASLGPKQKYDVAVNQAPDAVATVDARRDIGPIDVIARQWSWEFIYPDGVRSSELHLPINQRANFQLSSEDVLHGFYIPAFRLKQDIIPGSVISYSITPTREGRYRLRDSMFSGAYFSHNQTDVVVESEQAYNTWLKATAKRPLVQGLSPGTSLYAKRLKDGNRGWATVPPATPPMVNDPGNPDEPHDA, from the coding sequence ATGACATCTACACAAACACCCAAAAAGGGATTCCCTCTCCGATTGCTGGTCATCGTTGCGATGGCAACAATTGCGGATGCTCTCTTGAGCATTCAAGTCGCCCAATGGTCTTACGCATGGCTTCCTGTTCCTGCATCAACGGCTGCGCCCTATGTCGATGACCTGTTCAGTCTTGAAGTAGGGATCGGTGCCTTCATTTTCATCGGATCCGTGGGTTTCATCCTTTGGTCTGTGATCTTCAACCGGGCAGAGAAGTATGACGAAAGTGACGGTCTTCCCATCGAAGGCAACACCCGATTGGAAATCACTTGGACAGTGATTCCCTTCGTGATCGTGATGGCTTTGGCCTTCTATTCGATCCAAGTCAACGAAAAACTGGCGTCCCTGGGCCCCAAGCAGAAATATGACGTTGCGGTGAACCAAGCCCCTGATGCCGTGGCAACTGTGGATGCTCGTCGTGACATCGGGCCGATCGATGTAATTGCCCGCCAGTGGTCGTGGGAATTCATTTATCCCGATGGTGTGCGTAGCTCAGAACTGCATTTACCGATCAATCAGCGGGCCAATTTCCAGCTCAGCTCGGAGGATGTCTTGCATGGCTTCTACATCCCAGCATTCCGTTTGAAACAGGACATCATTCCTGGAAGTGTGATCTCATACAGCATCACACCGACTCGAGAAGGTCGATATCGCCTGCGCGACTCGATGTTCAGTGGCGCCTACTTCTCTCACAACCAAACCGACGTGGTCGTGGAGTCCGAGCAGGCTTACAACACCTGGCTGAAGGCCACGGCCAAACGTCCGCTTGTGCAGGGACTGAGCCCTGGGACATCGCTCTACGCCAAGCGACTTAAAGACGGCAACCGTGGATGGGCCACGGTGCCTCCAGCAACACCACCGATGGTCAACGACCCCGGCAATCCCGACGAGCCCCACGACGCCTGA
- a CDS encoding heme-copper oxidase subunit III — MTSANPDLSLNHQPGHIKHDGHNLTGFIIFLCSESIIFLAFFVGFSLLKLTSPEWLPEGVEGLETKLPFINTVILVSSSFVAYFAERYLHKDNLWGFRALWLLTMAMGAYFVYGQYVEWSELPFHLNSGVFGGTFYLLTGFHGLHVITGILLMGLMLARSFRPNNYAKGEMGVTAVSLFWHFVDVIWIILYVLIYVWQRTT; from the coding sequence ATGACCAGCGCCAATCCAGATCTTTCTCTCAATCATCAACCGGGGCACATCAAGCACGACGGCCACAACCTCACCGGGTTCATTATTTTTCTCTGCTCAGAAAGCATCATCTTTCTGGCTTTCTTTGTGGGCTTTTCGCTGCTCAAACTCACCAGCCCCGAGTGGCTTCCGGAGGGTGTTGAGGGTCTAGAGACAAAGCTCCCTTTCATCAACACCGTCATCCTGGTCAGTTCCAGCTTCGTCGCCTATTTCGCTGAACGCTACCTGCACAAGGACAACCTCTGGGGATTCCGTGCCCTATGGCTTCTCACGATGGCCATGGGTGCCTATTTCGTGTACGGGCAGTACGTCGAATGGTCGGAGCTTCCCTTCCATCTCAACAGCGGTGTTTTTGGCGGCACGTTCTACTTATTGACGGGATTTCATGGACTTCATGTCATTACCGGCATCCTGCTCATGGGTCTGATGCTGGCGAGATCCTTCCGTCCCAACAATTACGCCAAGGGGGAAATGGGTGTCACAGCCGTCAGCCTGTTCTGGCATTTCGTGGATGTGATCTGGATCATCCTCTACGTATTGATCTACGTCTGGCAACGCACCACCTGA